The Spirochaetaceae bacterium DNA segment ATGCTGCGCCCCAGGCAGTCGCCATGAGCCGGCGCGGTCCCTGTTGACCGCCGGAGTATAATTGTACAACATTGCTGTACGGAACAAATCTGTGATGATTTACGAAACGACCTACAGCAACGCGCGCGCCCACCTTGCGGCGCTGATGGACCAAGTGACGGACACCCGCGAGCCGGTCCTGATTCGCAGGCGCGGTGCGGAGCCGGTCGCGCTGGTCGCGGCCGATGAACTCGCCGGCTGGATGGAGACCGCCTACCTGCTTCGTTCGCCGAAGAACGCGCAACGCCTGACCGACGCCAACCGCCGTGCGGTCGCGGAGGAAGGCACTCCTCTGACTGTCAAAGAACTACGCGAACGGCTCGGCCTCGACGGCGCGTGACGGAGCGCCGCCGGGATGCGCTGTTCGACCGGAATTGCCTCGATGACCTGGTGTATTGGGTTCGCACCGACCGGAGGCAGGCGCTCCGCATCCTCAGACTGGTCGAAGCGGTAATCCGGGATCCCTTCGACGGCCCGGGCAAACCGGAGCCGCTCCGCGGGCAGCTTGCCGGCGCATGGTCGCGGCGCATCGATCAGGAACATCGCCTGGTCTATCGGGTCGAGGATCGTAGCGTGCGCTTCCTCGCGGCCCGCTACCATTACTGACCGCATCGCCGCCACCCTCGCCACGAACTATAATCAGGAACAGAAAGGACACGCATGGACTACTCGATCACGCCGCTCGCCTTCACGGAGGTGGCCTTCGACGACCGCTTCTGGCTGCCGCGGCTCACCACCAACCGCGAGGTTACCATCCCGTACGATTTCCGCAAGTGCGAACAGACCGGCCGCATCGACAACTTCGCCAAGGCCGCCGGCCAAATGGCGGGGCCGCACGAGGGCATCTTCTTCAACGACTCCGACGTGTTCAAGGTGGTCGAGGGTGCCGCTTACTCGCTGAGCCTGCACCCCGACCCCGAACTCGACGCC contains these protein-coding regions:
- a CDS encoding Txe/YoeB family addiction module toxin, encoding MTERRRDALFDRNCLDDLVYWVRTDRRQALRILRLVEAVIRDPFDGPGKPEPLRGQLAGAWSRRIDQEHRLVYRVEDRSVRFLAARYHY
- a CDS encoding type II toxin-antitoxin system prevent-host-death family antitoxin; its protein translation is MYNIAVRNKSVMIYETTYSNARAHLAALMDQVTDTREPVLIRRRGAEPVALVAADELAGWMETAYLLRSPKNAQRLTDANRRAVAEEGTPLTVKELRERLGLDGA